The following proteins are encoded in a genomic region of Saccharopolyspora antimicrobica:
- a CDS encoding Mu transposase C-terminal domain-containing protein codes for MIRMLRVGDRVVFDEVEHLVAAVTGSWVRLVAPDGVPSAVLLAHLVDSPGFAIVGHDDTTDARPGGLVAQGLEDLSQEAADRAREWERHVIEVETGLPPGSPPDATPRPEYDPAVHDLGERDAAKARELTATGKRTSVRTIQRMRQRYRAEGLRGLVDSRSSRTASIDGRADVRVVEAIREALAEETSRSTGTRDRLRRRVEEIVAGRHGDGVVSMPSRATFYRLVGRLSQGQHTFGPATTRRSLANRPEGAFTATWAARPGEQVQIDTTTLDVMAAFDDGHARRVELTAAIDVATRTICAAVLRPTGTKAVDASLLLARMLVPEPMRPGWVESLRMSASRLPHRQLADIDERMEQAAAKPVVVPETIVCDRGRVYLSETFLRACESLGISVQPAHPRTPTDKGIIERTFGSLNTLFCQHVAGYTGRDVAHRGQAVEAEAVWSMEQLQDLLDEWIIVGWQQRPHEGLRSPDTNRVLSPNEMYAVLVSAAGYLPVMLTGEDYIELLPSTWRTINDYGIRIDRRTYDTAALNPYRRQHSGVTAQNGAWEARYDPYDLSQIWVRNHHHGGWIRAEWTHLPMVSAPFADFTWRHARQLAAENAQDGEATEAATARVLGDLLRRAGQGPGSTTPDHLSDADRRVATRNQAVNSNRRPLAEPIAAQPVPADDDEDFDAHEITDGDDGATVIPFGVFDARAEARRWP; via the coding sequence ATGATCCGGATGCTCCGAGTCGGCGATCGGGTCGTCTTCGATGAGGTCGAGCACCTGGTTGCGGCAGTGACCGGCTCGTGGGTGCGGCTGGTCGCACCAGATGGCGTGCCCTCGGCGGTGTTGTTGGCGCATCTAGTGGATTCGCCTGGCTTCGCCATCGTTGGCCATGACGATACGACCGATGCTCGGCCTGGTGGTCTGGTCGCGCAGGGGTTGGAGGACCTTTCGCAGGAAGCGGCGGATCGCGCCCGCGAGTGGGAACGCCACGTCATCGAGGTTGAAACCGGACTTCCTCCGGGTTCACCACCTGATGCGACACCGCGCCCGGAGTACGACCCGGCGGTGCATGACCTGGGCGAACGCGATGCCGCCAAGGCTCGCGAGCTCACCGCGACGGGAAAACGGACCAGCGTGCGGACCATTCAGCGGATGAGGCAACGCTATCGGGCCGAAGGGCTACGCGGACTGGTCGACAGCCGGTCGAGCCGGACTGCCTCTATCGATGGGCGAGCGGATGTCCGAGTGGTGGAGGCGATCCGGGAGGCATTGGCGGAGGAAACATCACGGTCGACTGGAACGCGGGATCGGTTGCGACGCCGGGTCGAAGAGATCGTTGCCGGACGGCACGGCGACGGCGTGGTGTCGATGCCGTCGCGGGCGACGTTTTACCGGCTCGTGGGCCGGTTGTCGCAGGGACAACACACCTTCGGGCCCGCGACCACGCGACGTTCGCTGGCGAACCGCCCGGAGGGAGCGTTCACCGCGACCTGGGCGGCCCGACCAGGCGAGCAGGTGCAGATCGACACCACCACGCTGGATGTGATGGCGGCCTTCGACGACGGCCATGCCCGGCGAGTCGAGCTGACGGCGGCGATCGATGTCGCCACTCGGACGATCTGCGCCGCGGTACTGCGGCCGACGGGCACGAAAGCCGTTGACGCGTCGCTGTTGTTGGCCCGGATGCTGGTCCCGGAGCCAATGCGGCCAGGCTGGGTGGAGTCGCTCCGGATGTCGGCCTCCCGGCTGCCACACCGGCAGCTGGCCGATATCGACGAGCGGATGGAACAGGCCGCGGCCAAGCCGGTGGTGGTGCCGGAGACGATCGTGTGTGATCGCGGCCGGGTCTACCTGTCGGAGACGTTTCTGCGGGCCTGCGAATCACTGGGGATCTCGGTGCAGCCCGCGCATCCCAGAACTCCGACAGACAAGGGCATCATCGAGCGGACCTTCGGTTCCCTCAACACCCTGTTCTGCCAGCACGTCGCCGGTTACACCGGCCGTGACGTCGCCCACCGAGGGCAGGCGGTGGAGGCCGAGGCAGTGTGGTCGATGGAGCAGCTGCAGGACCTACTGGACGAGTGGATCATCGTCGGCTGGCAGCAACGACCTCATGAGGGCCTGCGCAGCCCGGACACCAATCGGGTGCTGTCACCGAACGAGATGTATGCGGTGCTGGTCAGCGCGGCCGGATATCTGCCGGTCATGCTCACCGGCGAGGACTACATCGAGCTGCTGCCCTCGACCTGGCGGACGATCAACGACTACGGAATCCGCATCGACCGCCGCACCTACGACACCGCCGCACTGAATCCCTACCGCCGCCAGCATTCCGGCGTCACCGCCCAAAATGGAGCCTGGGAAGCCCGCTACGACCCCTACGATCTAAGTCAGATCTGGGTCCGCAACCACCATCACGGCGGCTGGATCCGGGCCGAATGGACGCACCTGCCGATGGTCTCCGCCCCGTTCGCGGACTTCACCTGGCGACACGCCCGCCAACTCGCTGCCGAGAATGCTCAGGATGGTGAGGCCACGGAGGCCGCCACTGCACGGGTTCTGGGTGATCTGCTCCGGCGCGCGGGCCAAGGGCCGGGCAGCACGACGCCCGATCACCTCAGCGATGCCGATCGTCGCGTCGCCACCCGCAACCAGGCTGTCAACAGCAATCGTCGGCCGCTTGCCGAACCCATTGCGGCGCAGCCGGTTCCGGCCGATGACGATGAGGATTTCGATGCGCACGAAATTACTGACGGCGACGACGGAGCCACGGTGATCCCCTTCGGGGTCTTCGATGCCCGAGCCGAAGCACGGAGGTGGCCGTGA
- a CDS encoding s-methyl-5-thioribose-1-phosphate isomerase translates to MPPPSAHPGSPTLADSVRLAEDGVHILDRRVFPFEHRWVHARTVEEVAVAIEDMVTQSSGPYFAVLWGMVLAARESAGADPDTARARLRAAGDRLIATRPTNDQPRKAVEWVMSAVAEGGDDVAAAALAGAQAGDDDYRRRSREMGRAGARLLPQGARVLTHCWGDLYLVGLVEAALEAGLKPSFVCTETRPYLQGARLTSHTLAEMGVETTLVTDAMPASLMRAGEIDALVTASDRVTMDGHVINKVGTLQHAVAAQAFGVPFHALCHAPDPHSATGADVPIEYRDGDEVLHTLGRRSATDLVRGLYPAFDVTDPQFVTTVVTDRGAFTPERLPEYYGEGSR, encoded by the coding sequence ATGCCGCCACCTTCCGCGCACCCCGGCTCGCCGACGCTGGCCGACAGCGTGCGACTGGCCGAGGACGGAGTGCACATCCTGGACCGCAGGGTGTTCCCGTTCGAGCACCGCTGGGTGCACGCCCGAACCGTTGAAGAGGTCGCCGTCGCGATCGAGGACATGGTGACCCAGTCCTCGGGCCCGTACTTCGCGGTGCTGTGGGGCATGGTGCTGGCGGCCCGCGAGTCCGCGGGCGCCGATCCCGACACCGCGCGGGCGCGGCTGCGCGCCGCCGGTGACCGGCTGATCGCCACCCGCCCCACCAACGACCAGCCGCGCAAGGCCGTGGAGTGGGTCATGTCGGCGGTGGCCGAGGGCGGCGATGATGTGGCCGCCGCGGCGCTGGCGGGTGCGCAGGCCGGTGACGACGACTACCGCCGCCGCAGCCGGGAGATGGGCCGGGCCGGTGCGCGGCTGCTGCCGCAGGGCGCCCGGGTGCTGACGCACTGCTGGGGTGATCTGTACCTGGTGGGTCTGGTGGAGGCGGCGCTGGAGGCGGGTTTGAAGCCGTCGTTCGTGTGCACCGAGACCCGCCCGTACCTGCAGGGCGCGCGGTTGACCTCGCACACGCTGGCCGAGATGGGTGTGGAGACCACGCTGGTCACCGATGCGATGCCGGCGTCGCTGATGCGCGCCGGGGAGATCGATGCGCTGGTGACCGCCAGCGACCGGGTCACCATGGACGGGCACGTGATCAACAAGGTGGGCACGTTGCAGCACGCGGTGGCCGCGCAGGCCTTCGGGGTGCCCTTCCACGCGTTGTGCCACGCCCCGGATCCGCACTCGGCGACCGGCGCGGACGTGCCGATCGAGTACCGCGACGGTGATGAGGTGCTGCACACGCTGGGGCGGCGCAGCGCCACGGATCTGGTGCGCGGGCTGTACCCGGCGTTCGACGTGACCGACCCGCAGTTCGTGACCACGGTGGTGACCGATCGCGGGGCGTTCACCCCGGAGCGGTTGCCGGAGTACTACGGGGAGGGATCGCGGTGA
- a CDS encoding TnsA-like heteromeric transposase endonuclease subunit — MAAVVRGVAGGRREAATGFEVAFLDPEEGEVRRRLEEVTQVAFEEASPVRAFPSYRGQRSSPGFYYAATMQAHVGFESWLERDEVMALDFDPDVIGFAAQPFWLFWPDTNRVRSHAPDFFVRHRDGTGVIVDCRPQERIKPRDEAAFAATKRACAEVGWQFRLVHGHDPMWRANVRWLAGYRHLRFRIEPVSSRLLEAFAQPRPLIDGVQSVGEPIAVLPALYHLLWSRELRTDLGSRLEASSLVARSRP; from the coding sequence TTGGCTGCGGTTGTGCGTGGCGTCGCCGGTGGTCGACGGGAAGCCGCGACTGGGTTTGAGGTGGCTTTTCTGGATCCGGAAGAGGGCGAGGTGCGTCGCCGGCTGGAGGAGGTGACGCAAGTGGCTTTCGAGGAGGCTTCGCCGGTGCGGGCTTTCCCGTCGTATCGGGGACAACGCAGCTCGCCGGGCTTTTACTACGCCGCCACCATGCAGGCGCACGTCGGGTTCGAGTCGTGGCTGGAAAGGGACGAGGTGATGGCGCTGGACTTCGACCCGGACGTGATCGGGTTCGCTGCCCAGCCGTTCTGGCTGTTCTGGCCGGATACGAACCGGGTTCGCTCGCACGCACCGGACTTCTTTGTTCGTCACCGTGACGGAACTGGCGTGATAGTTGACTGCCGCCCGCAGGAGCGAATCAAGCCCCGGGATGAGGCTGCGTTCGCCGCGACCAAGCGTGCATGCGCCGAGGTGGGCTGGCAGTTTCGTCTCGTGCACGGCCATGACCCGATGTGGCGGGCAAACGTGCGGTGGCTGGCTGGGTATCGCCACCTGCGGTTTCGGATCGAGCCAGTCTCCTCGCGCTTGCTGGAGGCGTTCGCGCAGCCACGACCCCTGATCGACGGTGTGCAGTCGGTGGGGGAGCCAATCGCGGTGTTGCCCGCGCTGTATCACCTGCTGTGGTCGCGGGAGCTGCGGACCGATCTCGGTTCCCGGTTGGAGGCGTCGTCTCTGGTGGCAAGGAGCCGTCCATGA
- the mtnB gene encoding methylthioribulose 1-phosphate dehydratase, producing the protein MSGELERAGAALAAESARMAGLGWMRGTSGNLSVTLGREPLRLAVTASGLDKGELSASDVVVVDEAGAAVPDQPNPDQRPSAEAGLHARIAAVAGAGAVVHVHMLSAVVAGQRWPEGVVLRDLEMLKGLGRRDDDVMTVPVVPNSQDMRVLGDAFEASFDAATPAVVVARHGVYVWGRDLVQARHRTECLDWLFRFTLAANGIQEGVA; encoded by the coding sequence GTGAGCGGCGAGCTGGAGCGGGCCGGGGCGGCGCTGGCCGCGGAGTCGGCGCGGATGGCGGGGCTGGGCTGGATGCGCGGCACGTCGGGGAACCTGTCGGTGACGCTGGGGCGTGAACCGCTGCGGCTGGCGGTGACCGCCAGCGGCCTGGACAAGGGCGAGCTGAGCGCCTCTGACGTGGTCGTGGTCGACGAGGCGGGTGCGGCGGTGCCCGACCAGCCGAACCCGGATCAGCGGCCCTCGGCCGAGGCCGGGCTGCACGCGCGGATCGCGGCGGTGGCCGGTGCGGGTGCGGTGGTGCACGTGCACATGCTTTCGGCGGTGGTGGCCGGGCAGCGCTGGCCGGAGGGCGTGGTGCTGCGCGATCTGGAGATGCTCAAGGGCCTGGGGCGTCGCGACGACGATGTGATGACGGTGCCGGTGGTGCCCAACAGCCAGGACATGCGGGTGCTGGGTGATGCCTTCGAGGCCTCCTTCGACGCCGCGACGCCGGCGGTGGTCGTGGCCCGCCACGGGGTGTACGTGTGGGGGCGGGATCTGGTGCAGGCCCGGCACCGCACGGAGTGCTTGGACTGGTTGTTCCGGTTCACCTTGGCCGCGAACGGAATTCAGGAGGGTGTGGCATGA
- the mug gene encoding G/U mismatch-specific DNA glycosylase translates to MSGNRPSAQELAAAEGARIPDVLSPGLRVLFCGINPGLWSGATGHHFARPGNRFWPALHASGFTPRLLEPHEQDELTGLGLGITNFVARASARAAELSDDELRAGGMALAAKVRQYRPQWVAVVGITAYRVAFGERRATVGRQDRLIEGAQVWVLPNPSGLNAHWTAGTLAAEFRQLRQAALPESPADRGTPS, encoded by the coding sequence TTGTCGGGGAACCGTCCGAGTGCGCAGGAGCTGGCCGCGGCGGAGGGGGCGAGGATTCCGGACGTCCTCTCCCCTGGTCTGCGCGTGCTGTTCTGCGGGATCAACCCCGGTTTGTGGTCGGGTGCGACCGGGCACCACTTCGCCCGCCCGGGCAACCGGTTCTGGCCGGCGCTGCACGCCTCCGGGTTCACGCCGCGGCTGCTGGAGCCCCACGAGCAGGACGAATTGACGGGTTTAGGCCTGGGAATCACGAATTTCGTGGCGCGAGCCAGTGCGCGTGCCGCCGAGTTGTCCGATGACGAGCTGCGGGCCGGTGGCATGGCGCTGGCGGCGAAGGTGCGGCAGTACCGCCCGCAGTGGGTGGCGGTGGTGGGGATCACCGCGTACCGGGTGGCATTCGGTGAGCGGCGGGCGACGGTGGGTCGTCAGGACCGGCTGATCGAGGGCGCGCAGGTGTGGGTGCTGCCCAATCCCAGCGGCCTCAACGCGCACTGGACGGCGGGCACGCTGGCCGCGGAGTTCCGGCAGTTGCGGCAGGCTGCGCTGCCCGAGTCGCCGGCCGATCGCGGAACTCCCAGCTAG
- the mtnC gene encoding acireductone synthase: protein MSVRVAARWVVLDIEGTLTATSQVHVVLYDYARPRLGPWIDEHGTDPVVAEAVEQVKADAGLDSSAGTGEVVAVLHSWMDADRKATPLKTLQGLIWSDGYARGELRTDYFPDVVPALRDWRGRGARLAVFSSGSVAAQVASFSNTTAGDLRELFAGHFDTVNAGPKRERPSYEAIAGQLGAVPGEVVFFSDVPAELDAAAAAGWLTVGLARDGEPFADADFGAHPVVAGFDEVELEVIV from the coding sequence GTGAGCGTGCGGGTTGCGGCCCGGTGGGTCGTGCTGGACATCGAGGGCACGCTGACGGCCACCAGCCAGGTGCACGTGGTGCTCTACGACTACGCGCGGCCACGGTTGGGCCCGTGGATCGACGAGCACGGCACCGATCCGGTGGTCGCCGAGGCGGTCGAGCAGGTCAAGGCCGATGCGGGGCTGGATTCCAGCGCCGGTACCGGTGAGGTCGTGGCGGTGCTGCACTCCTGGATGGATGCCGACCGCAAGGCCACGCCGCTGAAGACGTTGCAGGGGCTGATCTGGTCGGACGGGTACGCGCGGGGCGAGTTGCGCACCGACTACTTCCCGGACGTGGTCCCGGCGTTGCGGGACTGGCGGGGCCGGGGCGCGCGGTTGGCGGTGTTCTCCTCGGGTTCGGTGGCCGCGCAGGTCGCGTCGTTCTCCAACACCACCGCGGGTGATCTGCGGGAGCTCTTCGCCGGTCATTTCGACACGGTCAACGCCGGGCCGAAGCGGGAGCGCCCCTCCTACGAGGCGATCGCCGGGCAGCTGGGAGCGGTGCCGGGCGAGGTCGTGTTCTTCTCCGACGTGCCCGCCGAGCTGGATGCCGCCGCGGCGGCGGGCTGGCTGACGGTGGGCCTGGCGCGGGACGGGGAACCGTTCGCCGACGCCGATTTCGGGGCGCACCCGGTGGTGGCGGGTTTCGACGAGGTGGAGCTTGAGGTGATCGTGTGA
- a CDS encoding ABC transporter ATP-binding protein, translated as MIDSRPTDTGPVLHADDVDVVRDGNHLLRSVSLQVHPGQHWALLGANGAGKTTLLNLLGAINHPTRGSVTVLGHRLGRVDMRQLRSYVGHINPRHPLRSPLRVRDVVLTGVTNTTELVPRWQPTPQQADQADRLISTLGMSEKAQARWETLSQGERGRTLIARALMPVPRLLLLDEPATGLDLAAREQLLTSLDDLRAEHPQLATVLVTHHLEELPASTTHAMLLRDGQCLASGEVDEVITTDHISKCFDHPVRITRTDGRWHARA; from the coding sequence TTGATCGACTCCCGGCCCACCGACACCGGCCCGGTCCTGCACGCCGACGACGTCGACGTCGTCCGCGACGGCAACCACCTGCTGCGCTCGGTGTCGCTGCAGGTCCACCCCGGCCAGCACTGGGCGCTGCTGGGCGCCAACGGCGCGGGTAAGACCACCCTGCTCAACCTGCTCGGCGCCATCAACCACCCCACCCGCGGCAGCGTCACCGTCCTCGGCCACCGGCTCGGCCGCGTCGACATGCGCCAACTGCGCTCCTACGTCGGCCACATCAACCCCCGCCACCCCCTGCGCAGCCCGCTGCGGGTCCGCGACGTCGTGCTCACCGGCGTCACCAACACCACCGAACTCGTCCCGCGCTGGCAGCCGACCCCGCAGCAGGCCGACCAGGCCGACCGGCTGATCAGCACCCTCGGCATGAGCGAAAAAGCCCAAGCCCGCTGGGAAACGCTCTCGCAGGGGGAGCGGGGCCGCACCCTCATCGCCCGCGCCCTGATGCCCGTGCCGCGCCTGCTGCTGCTGGACGAACCGGCCACCGGACTCGACCTGGCCGCCCGCGAACAGCTGCTGACCAGCCTCGACGACCTGCGCGCCGAACACCCGCAGCTGGCCACCGTGCTGGTCACCCACCACCTCGAAGAACTGCCCGCCAGCACCACCCACGCCATGCTGCTGCGCGACGGCCAGTGCCTGGCCTCCGGCGAGGTCGACGAGGTGATCACCACCGACCACATCAGCAAGTGCTTCGACCACCCGGTGCGCATCACCCGCACCGACGGCCGCTGGCACGCCCGCGCCTGA
- a CDS encoding helix-turn-helix domain-containing protein, with amino-acid sequence MPEGGDRPAQVEQETEHPHDTEDLVRLVTLIRTEQGWTKTRLSDATGVPESEISRFEAAEIVPAKPMAMRLLEGMGSIEPGLF; translated from the coding sequence ATGCCAGAAGGCGGCGACCGCCCAGCGCAGGTCGAGCAGGAAACCGAACACCCCCACGACACCGAAGACCTGGTGCGGCTGGTGACCCTCATCCGCACCGAGCAGGGCTGGACGAAGACCAGGCTGTCCGACGCCACCGGCGTCCCCGAGTCCGAGATCTCCCGCTTCGAAGCGGCCGAGATCGTGCCCGCCAAACCGATGGCGATGCGCCTGCTCGAAGGAATGGGCAGCATCGAGCCCGGCCTGTTCTGA
- a CDS encoding SDR family NAD(P)-dependent oxidoreductase: MIDTRLAGRTVLVTGGSGNVGAAISRAFAAEGARVAVHYLAQDSPAPEHVEWAHITPASSAAAELAAELGNGSFAVSADLAEPDGPRRLVQAVVEQAGSVDVLVNNAAHCELPDSVDSLTAGSLERHYRVNAIAPAVLITEAVRTRSEGEQLSVVNITTDAARAFPGQTGYGTSKAALEALTRSMALDLAARGVRVNAVAPGPVQTGWIGAEEIDAVTAIVPMGRVGEPDDIADAVVFLASHQARWITGQVLQVAGGHAL; this comes from the coding sequence ATGATCGATACCCGTCTTGCCGGCCGGACCGTGCTGGTCACCGGAGGTTCGGGAAATGTCGGTGCGGCGATCAGCCGCGCGTTCGCCGCTGAGGGCGCGCGCGTGGCGGTCCACTACCTCGCGCAGGACTCCCCTGCGCCCGAGCACGTCGAGTGGGCGCACATCACGCCCGCGAGCAGCGCGGCCGCCGAGCTCGCGGCCGAGCTCGGCAACGGTTCTTTCGCGGTGAGCGCGGATCTGGCCGAACCGGACGGGCCGCGGCGGCTGGTGCAGGCCGTGGTGGAGCAGGCCGGTTCGGTGGACGTGCTGGTCAACAACGCCGCGCACTGCGAGTTGCCGGATTCGGTCGATTCGCTGACCGCCGGGTCGCTGGAGCGGCACTACCGGGTCAACGCCATCGCTCCGGCGGTGCTGATCACCGAAGCGGTGCGCACGCGGAGCGAGGGTGAGCAGTTGTCGGTCGTCAACATCACCACGGATGCCGCGCGGGCGTTTCCCGGTCAGACCGGTTACGGCACGTCCAAGGCGGCGCTGGAGGCGCTGACCCGGTCGATGGCGCTGGACCTGGCGGCCCGGGGCGTCCGGGTGAACGCGGTCGCGCCGGGGCCGGTGCAGACCGGGTGGATCGGTGCCGAGGAGATCGATGCGGTGACCGCGATCGTGCCGATGGGCCGGGTCGGTGAGCCCGATGACATCGCCGATGCGGTGGTGTTCCTGGCTTCGCACCAGGCGCGCTGGATCACCGGGCAGGTCCTGCAGGTCGCCGGCGGCCACGCGTTGTGA
- a CDS encoding 1,2-dihydroxy-3-keto-5-methylthiopentene dioxygenase: protein MTLLTVWPDTDPGTVEVRTEDPGEIAALLKRFGVRFERWELKELPEGASSEKVLEAYRAEVDRVIDAEGYIKVDAAVMAPRDDDPQWAEQAKVAREKFLSEHTHDDDEDRFFARGAGVFYLHLEDKVYGVLCEAGDLLSVPANTTHWFDMGVRPDFVAIRFFHDEDGWVGDFCDTDTAERFPSFDELMASR, encoded by the coding sequence ATGACGTTGCTGACCGTGTGGCCCGACACCGACCCCGGCACCGTGGAGGTGCGCACGGAGGATCCGGGTGAGATCGCCGCGCTGCTCAAGCGGTTCGGGGTGCGTTTCGAGCGCTGGGAGCTCAAGGAGCTGCCCGAGGGCGCGAGTTCGGAGAAGGTGCTGGAGGCCTACCGCGCGGAGGTCGACCGGGTCATCGATGCCGAGGGCTACATCAAGGTCGACGCGGCGGTGATGGCGCCGCGCGATGACGACCCGCAGTGGGCCGAGCAGGCCAAGGTGGCGCGGGAGAAGTTCCTCTCCGAGCACACCCACGACGATGACGAGGACCGGTTCTTCGCCCGCGGTGCGGGGGTGTTCTACCTGCACCTGGAGGACAAGGTCTACGGGGTGCTGTGCGAGGCGGGTGATCTGCTGAGCGTGCCGGCCAACACCACGCACTGGTTCGACATGGGGGTGCGCCCGGACTTCGTGGCGATCCGCTTCTTCCACGACGAGGACGGCTGGGTGGGCGATTTCTGCGACACCGACACCGCCGAGCGGTTCCCGTCCTTCGACGAGCTGATGGCCTCGCGCTGA